From Pseudomonas sp. G.S.17, the proteins below share one genomic window:
- a CDS encoding acyclic terpene utilization AtuA family protein, whose translation MKTLRIGSGAGYSGDRIEPAVELAEHGELDYLIFECLAERTIALAQQARLSNPESGYDPLLSERMRRVLPFVGRGADGQRRRLRIITNMGAANPLAAAREVRRIAAELGLPGLKVAALTGDDVLAALQVNPEQLLDNGATLGSLGERLISANAYLGAEGIVEALQADADVVITGRVADPSLFLAPQLFEFGWAEDDWTLLGRGTAVGHLLECAGQISGGYFADPGYKDVPDLARLGFPLAEVDTSGAAVISKVAGSGGRIDTATCTEQLIYEVHDPAAYLTPDVSADFSGVSFSALGENQVRVSGADGRARPQTLKVSVGYLDGWIGEGQISYGGPGALARARLARDVVLERLKLMGVVYDDLRAELIGVDALHGGELGSRVTSEPWEVRLRIAARCADQAEAVRVGNEVETLYTNGPYGGGGATKGLRQVVAVASLFVPRTAVTPTVHLEQTP comes from the coding sequence ATGAAAACCCTGCGTATTGGCTCCGGCGCCGGTTATTCCGGCGACCGCATCGAACCCGCAGTCGAGCTGGCCGAACACGGCGAGCTGGATTATCTGATCTTTGAATGCCTGGCCGAACGCACCATCGCCCTGGCCCAGCAGGCCCGCCTGAGTAATCCGGAATCCGGCTATGACCCGCTGCTCAGCGAGCGCATGCGTCGGGTGTTGCCCTTTGTCGGGCGTGGTGCTGACGGTCAGCGCCGTCGTTTGCGGATTATCACCAACATGGGCGCGGCCAACCCGTTGGCAGCGGCTCGGGAAGTGCGACGTATCGCTGCCGAACTGGGCTTGCCCGGCTTGAAGGTTGCGGCCTTGACCGGCGACGATGTGCTGGCGGCCTTGCAGGTCAATCCCGAGCAATTGCTGGATAACGGCGCAACCCTTGGCTCCCTGGGCGAACGGCTGATTTCCGCCAACGCCTACCTGGGCGCCGAAGGTATCGTCGAGGCGTTGCAGGCCGATGCGGATGTGGTGATTACCGGACGGGTCGCCGATCCTTCATTGTTTCTCGCGCCGCAGCTGTTCGAATTTGGCTGGGCCGAGGACGATTGGACCTTGTTGGGACGCGGCACGGCGGTTGGGCATCTGCTGGAATGCGCGGGGCAGATCAGCGGCGGCTATTTTGCCGATCCTGGCTACAAGGACGTGCCCGATCTGGCGCGCCTGGGCTTTCCGTTGGCAGAAGTGGACACCTCGGGCGCCGCAGTGATCAGCAAAGTGGCAGGCTCGGGCGGGCGCATCGATACGGCGACCTGCACCGAGCAGCTGATTTATGAAGTTCACGATCCGGCGGCGTATTTGACGCCGGACGTCAGCGCGGATTTCTCCGGGGTGTCGTTCTCGGCGTTGGGCGAGAATCAGGTGCGGGTCAGCGGCGCTGATGGCCGCGCTCGACCGCAAACCTTGAAAGTCTCTGTAGGCTATCTCGATGGCTGGATCGGCGAAGGACAGATTTCCTACGGCGGCCCCGGCGCGTTGGCTCGAGCCCGGTTGGCGCGGGACGTAGTGCTTGAGCGCCTGAAACTCATGGGCGTGGTTTACGACGACCTACGCGCCGAACTGATCGGCGTGGATGCCTTGCATGGCGGCGAACTGGGTTCGCGGGTGACCAGCGAGCCCTGGGAAGTCCGCCTGCGGATCGCGGCTCGTTGCGCCGACCAGGCCGAAGCCGTGCGCGTCGGCAATGAAGTGGAAACCCTTTATACCAACGGCCCGTATGGCGGCGGCGGGGCGACCAAGGGCTTGCGGCAGGTGGTGGCGGTGGCGTCGTTGTTCGTGCCGCGCACTGCCGTTACGCCGACTGTGCATCTGGAGCAAACACCATGA
- a CDS encoding citrate:proton symporter: protein MLATLGVITILCLLAAVMSKRLSPLVALIALPIIAALLGGFGLQTSAFIITGIKNVAPVVGMFVFAILFFGVMTDAGMLDPIIDRILRTVGTRPTRIVMGTALLALLVHLDGSGAVTFLVTIPAMLPLYTRLGMDKRILACVTAMAAGVNFLPWTGPVLRSSAALHVPVADLFQPLIPVQIVGLIFVFTCAWFLGRREEKRLGLGAGANVDVVPQRVLSEHEEILRRPRLFWLNLMLTIAVMGVMISGIVDPVVMFMLGTVLALCINYPNVDAQRARIDAHAKTALTMASILLAAGVFTGIMQGTGMLKAMAEVAVAQIPAGHGKLIPMVVGFLSMPLSMLFDPDSFYFGVMPVIAEVGKALGVDPLQVAQASLLGVHTTGFPVSPLTPATFLLVGLCKIELADHQRFTIPFLFAASVLMTLTALLLGVF from the coding sequence ATGCTCGCCACCCTCGGTGTCATCACCATTCTCTGTTTACTCGCCGCTGTCATGAGTAAACGCCTTTCGCCCCTTGTCGCACTCATCGCCTTGCCGATCATCGCCGCCTTGCTCGGTGGATTCGGCCTGCAAACCAGCGCCTTTATCATTACCGGCATCAAGAACGTTGCGCCGGTGGTGGGCATGTTCGTCTTTGCGATCCTGTTTTTCGGAGTCATGACCGACGCCGGCATGCTTGACCCGATCATCGACCGCATCCTGCGCACCGTAGGCACGCGGCCGACACGCATCGTGATGGGCACCGCGCTGTTGGCGCTGCTGGTCCACCTCGATGGCTCGGGCGCCGTGACCTTTCTGGTGACCATCCCGGCGATGCTGCCCTTATATACGCGGCTGGGCATGGACAAGCGGATTCTCGCCTGCGTCACGGCGATGGCCGCCGGGGTGAATTTCCTGCCCTGGACCGGCCCGGTGCTGCGCTCTTCGGCGGCCTTGCACGTGCCAGTGGCGGACCTGTTCCAGCCGCTGATCCCGGTGCAGATCGTTGGCCTGATATTTGTCTTCACCTGCGCCTGGTTCCTGGGTCGTCGCGAAGAAAAACGGCTCGGCCTCGGTGCTGGCGCCAACGTGGATGTGGTGCCGCAACGGGTACTCAGCGAGCATGAAGAAATTCTGCGTCGCCCCCGTTTGTTCTGGCTGAACCTGATGCTGACCATCGCCGTGATGGGCGTGATGATTTCCGGGATTGTCGATCCGGTGGTGATGTTCATGCTTGGCACCGTGCTGGCGCTGTGCATCAACTACCCCAATGTCGACGCCCAACGTGCGCGCATCGATGCTCACGCCAAAACCGCACTGACCATGGCCAGTATTCTGCTGGCGGCCGGGGTCTTCACCGGCATCATGCAAGGCACCGGCATGCTCAAGGCCATGGCTGAAGTGGCGGTGGCGCAGATTCCCGCCGGGCACGGCAAGCTGATCCCGATGGTGGTGGGCTTCCTGTCCATGCCGTTGAGCATGCTCTTCGACCCGGATTCGTTTTATTTTGGCGTGATGCCGGTGATTGCCGAAGTCGGCAAGGCCTTGGGTGTCGATCCGCTGCAGGTCGCCCAGGCGTCGCTGCTGGGCGTACACACCACCGGCTTCCCGGTCAGCCCGCTGACCCCGGCGACGTTCCTGCTGGTCGGCCTGTGCAAAATCGAACTGGCCGATCACCAGCGTTTCACCATCCCTTTCCTGTTCGCGGCTTCGGTGTTGATGACCCTGACCGCGCTGCTCTTGGGAGTCTTTTGA
- a CDS encoding LysR family transcriptional regulator, whose protein sequence is MKNSIQHIRAFLAVAHSGSFAKAALELNLSPSALTVQIQQLEEWLGVSLLERSPRHVSLTAAGQNNLRPMEKLLLDLDNIVAGSRDLAALRRGVVTIAALPSLCSGALPPVLRQFREQFPGVEVRLRDVVAQRIDALVREGEVDFGLGVKARMSHGLDFQVVMTDRLCLFVPHKHALARRSSIKLAALAGQPIILTGRDSSVRERVEQLFAEEQLELVPGLEANYMSTVLALVRQGLGMTLLPESADEGRGDLVRVPVDHPGVSREIGLITRSNQSLSPAAQRFVELVGNIL, encoded by the coding sequence ATGAAGAATTCCATTCAGCACATCCGCGCCTTCCTCGCCGTGGCCCACAGCGGCAGCTTCGCCAAAGCGGCGCTGGAGCTGAACCTGTCGCCATCGGCGCTGACCGTGCAGATCCAGCAGCTTGAAGAATGGCTCGGCGTCTCGTTGCTGGAGCGCAGTCCACGGCACGTCAGCCTCACGGCGGCCGGGCAGAACAATCTGCGGCCCATGGAAAAATTGCTGCTGGATCTGGACAACATCGTCGCCGGCTCTCGGGATCTGGCGGCCCTGCGGCGCGGCGTGGTGACCATTGCCGCCCTGCCCTCCTTGTGCTCCGGCGCATTGCCGCCGGTGTTGCGCCAATTTCGCGAGCAGTTTCCCGGCGTCGAAGTGCGTCTGCGGGATGTGGTGGCGCAGCGTATCGATGCGCTGGTGCGCGAAGGCGAAGTGGATTTCGGCCTGGGCGTCAAAGCCCGGATGAGTCATGGCCTGGATTTTCAGGTGGTGATGACCGATCGCCTGTGCCTGTTTGTACCCCATAAACATGCGCTGGCCCGACGCTCGTCGATCAAGCTCGCGGCGCTGGCCGGACAGCCGATTATCCTGACCGGCCGCGACAGCAGCGTGCGCGAACGTGTGGAGCAGTTGTTCGCCGAAGAACAGCTGGAACTGGTGCCGGGGCTGGAAGCCAACTACATGTCGACGGTGCTGGCACTGGTTCGCCAGGGGTTGGGCATGACGTTATTACCAGAGTCGGCTGACGAGGGCCGTGGCGATCTGGTTCGGGTGCCGGTGGATCATCCGGGGGTCAGCCGGGAAATAGGCTTGATCACCCGCAGCAACCAAAGCCTGAGCCCAGCCGCGCAACGCTTCGTGGAGCTGGTGGGAAATATTTTGTGA
- the ampC gene encoding class C beta-lactamase, translating to MAMATAESESGKLDVAVADAAKAVMQQYKIPGLAIALTVDGRQHFYNFGVASKDTQAKVSSDTLFELGSISKTLTATLATLAQVNGQLSLNDHPGKYLPQLKGSAFDQVTLMNLGTHTAGGFPLQVPDAVQNTEQLMEYLQAWQPQYPAGSKRTYANPSIGMLGMITATAMHMPFAQAMEQHLLPKLGLSNTWLNVPASKMSAYAQGYDKQDQPIRLQGGVLGAEAYGLKSSARDMLHFVEANMAMTPVEPPIKQALAQTHAGYFKVGAMTQALVWEQYPYPVPLETLLDGNSNKMVYETQPAQAISPPLAPQPNTWINKTGSTNGFGGYVAFVPEKKTGIVILANRNYPNEARVKLAYGILSGL from the coding sequence ATGGCAATGGCGACTGCCGAATCTGAATCCGGCAAGTTGGACGTCGCCGTGGCGGATGCCGCCAAAGCGGTCATGCAGCAGTACAAGATTCCCGGACTTGCGATTGCGCTCACCGTTGATGGTCGGCAGCACTTTTACAACTTTGGCGTGGCATCAAAGGACACTCAGGCCAAGGTCAGCAGCGATACGTTGTTCGAACTGGGCTCGATCAGCAAAACCCTCACCGCAACCTTGGCGACTCTCGCCCAGGTCAATGGCCAGTTGTCGCTGAACGATCATCCAGGAAAATACCTGCCCCAACTCAAAGGCAGCGCGTTCGACCAGGTGACCTTGATGAATCTCGGCACTCACACCGCTGGCGGCTTTCCGTTGCAAGTGCCGGACGCCGTACAGAACACTGAACAGTTGATGGAGTATTTGCAGGCCTGGCAACCGCAATACCCAGCGGGCAGCAAACGGACTTACGCCAACCCGAGCATCGGCATGCTCGGGATGATCACCGCCACGGCCATGCACATGCCGTTTGCACAGGCGATGGAGCAGCATTTGCTGCCTAAATTGGGGCTGAGCAACACTTGGCTGAATGTGCCCGCGAGCAAAATGTCGGCATATGCCCAGGGCTACGACAAACAGGACCAACCGATCCGCTTACAGGGCGGCGTGCTCGGCGCCGAAGCTTATGGCCTCAAATCCAGTGCAAGGGACATGCTGCACTTCGTCGAGGCGAATATGGCGATGACGCCAGTGGAACCGCCGATCAAACAGGCCCTGGCGCAGACGCATGCGGGTTATTTCAAAGTGGGCGCGATGACGCAGGCGCTGGTCTGGGAGCAATACCCTTACCCGGTGCCACTGGAAACTTTGCTGGATGGCAACTCCAACAAGATGGTTTACGAGACCCAACCCGCCCAGGCAATCAGCCCGCCCCTCGCCCCGCAGCCAAACACCTGGATCAACAAGACCGGCTCAACCAACGGCTTTGGCGGTTACGTGGCGTTTGTGCCTGAGAAGAAGACCGGAATCGTGATCCTCGCCAACAGGAATTACCCCAATGAAGCGCGGGTGAAGTTGGCGTATGGGATTTTGAGCGGTTTATAA
- the efeU gene encoding iron uptake transporter permease EfeU produces MLVPFLIMLREGIEAALIVGIIASYLRQTGRGEWMPAVWIGVFLAAALALFVGGGLEMVSAEFPQKQQELFEGVVGLVAVGILSSMVFWMRKVARSIKHSLHMSLDAALAGSKNQTYALIAMVFFAVAREGLETVFFLLAVFQQSEGPGAPLGALLGLIIAIAVGFAIYSGSMRLNLSLFFRWTGLFILVVAAGILANSVQALHEAGIWNHLQTVVFDFSATLPMDGPAGSVLAGMFGYQDAPTISTLSVYVIYLVVALALFFMPSAPVVSLPTRPAHPHPSSATNE; encoded by the coding sequence ATGCTCGTTCCTTTTTTGATCATGCTGCGCGAAGGGATTGAAGCCGCGCTTATCGTTGGCATCATCGCCAGTTATCTGAGACAGACCGGTCGCGGCGAGTGGATGCCAGCCGTGTGGATTGGGGTTTTCCTCGCTGCTGCCCTGGCGTTGTTCGTCGGGGGTGGCCTGGAAATGGTCAGCGCCGAATTCCCGCAGAAACAGCAGGAATTGTTCGAAGGTGTCGTCGGCCTTGTCGCCGTCGGCATTCTCAGCTCCATGGTGTTCTGGATGCGCAAGGTCGCTCGTTCTATCAAGCATTCATTGCACATGTCCCTGGATGCCGCCCTCGCCGGTTCGAAAAACCAGACCTACGCGTTGATCGCCATGGTGTTTTTCGCCGTGGCCCGTGAAGGTCTGGAAACCGTGTTTTTCCTGCTTGCCGTCTTCCAGCAAAGCGAAGGCCCCGGCGCGCCATTGGGTGCCCTGCTTGGCCTGATCATTGCGATTGCCGTGGGTTTCGCCATCTACAGTGGCAGCATGCGCCTGAACCTCAGCCTGTTTTTCCGCTGGACCGGCTTGTTCATTCTGGTGGTTGCCGCCGGGATTCTCGCCAACTCGGTACAGGCACTGCATGAAGCCGGGATCTGGAATCACCTGCAAACGGTGGTCTTCGACTTCAGCGCCACGCTGCCAATGGACGGACCCGCCGGTTCGGTGCTGGCAGGCATGTTCGGTTACCAGGATGCGCCAACCATCAGCACCCTCAGCGTGTATGTGATTTACCTGGTCGTCGCGCTGGCGCTGTTCTTCATGCCCAGCGCCCCGGTGGTGAGTCTGCCCACCCGGCCCGCGCATCCGCACCCCTCTTCAGCTACGAACGAATAA
- the efeO gene encoding iron uptake system protein EfeO translates to MSNRPTGLSEKAKPPRALRLAVAGSVVVMIAAGGLFYYASQNAMKKRAANTNAQTVVTIHAHACEPNDLTVAAGKNAFRIVNRSERAVEWEILDGVLVVEERENIAPGLSQVINANLLPGDYAITCGLLSNPRGTLHVTPTAESDANAKARPSMVAFIGPLSEYRVYLSLQGTALIKAVTALQQAIEAGDLSAAQAAYAPARAAYQRIAPAAQRLSELDNAINARADYYEKREQDPGFSGFHRLEYALFDKKTVDGLAPIAQRLQTDVTTLKQQLLAQNMAPEQLASIITRNMRSLGEIRSNGEEERYSHLDLNGFAANLEGTRKVVDLIRPLLAKNSAELVQKIDGAAAALDTELNGLKTDGGYRPYDQVNANQRKLIADHAKALADALEGIDPALGLSGL, encoded by the coding sequence ATGTCGAATCGTCCCACAGGGCTTTCAGAGAAAGCCAAGCCTCCCCGCGCCTTGCGATTGGCCGTCGCCGGTTCGGTGGTGGTCATGATCGCTGCAGGCGGGCTGTTCTATTACGCCTCGCAGAACGCCATGAAAAAACGCGCCGCCAATACCAATGCGCAAACCGTGGTCACCATTCATGCTCACGCTTGCGAGCCCAATGACCTCACCGTGGCTGCGGGCAAGAATGCCTTCCGCATCGTCAACCGCTCCGAGCGGGCCGTCGAATGGGAAATTCTTGACGGCGTGCTGGTGGTCGAGGAACGGGAAAATATTGCGCCGGGCCTGAGCCAGGTGATCAACGCCAACCTGCTGCCCGGCGATTACGCGATTACCTGCGGCCTGCTGAGCAATCCGCGCGGCACGCTGCACGTTACGCCGACCGCTGAATCCGATGCCAACGCCAAGGCTCGCCCCTCGATGGTGGCGTTCATTGGTCCGCTGTCCGAATACCGCGTGTACCTGAGCCTGCAAGGCACGGCGCTGATCAAGGCCGTAACGGCGCTGCAGCAAGCCATCGAAGCCGGCGACCTCAGCGCCGCGCAAGCCGCCTACGCCCCGGCCCGCGCTGCTTACCAACGTATCGCCCCGGCTGCGCAGCGCTTGTCCGAGCTGGACAACGCCATCAATGCCCGCGCCGATTACTACGAGAAACGCGAACAGGACCCAGGCTTCAGCGGCTTCCATCGCCTGGAATACGCGCTGTTCGACAAGAAAACCGTCGACGGCCTGGCACCGATTGCGCAACGCCTGCAAACCGATGTCACCACGCTCAAACAACAGCTGCTGGCGCAGAACATGGCGCCCGAGCAACTGGCGAGCATCATCACCCGCAACATGCGCAGCCTGGGCGAGATCCGCAGCAACGGCGAAGAAGAGCGTTACAGCCATCTGGACCTCAACGGCTTCGCGGCCAACCTGGAAGGCACACGCAAAGTGGTCGATCTGATTCGGCCGCTGCTGGCGAAGAATTCCGCTGAGCTGGTGCAGAAAATCGATGGCGCAGCGGCGGCACTGGACACCGAACTCAACGGCCTGAAAACCGACGGCGGCTATCGCCCGTACGATCAGGTCAACGCCAACCAGCGCAAGCTGATCGCCGACCACGCCAAGGCATTGGCGGATGCACTCGAAGGAATCGATCCAGCACTCGGCCTGTCGGGCCTTTAA
- the efeB gene encoding iron uptake transporter deferrochelatase/peroxidase subunit, giving the protein MNDSDNSNAPQSVQRRRVLLGLGAAGAALAGSSLSGNVLAAAPAQVTEAPKSEKTEDRNLFFGVHQTGIVNPRPASGMLVAFDVLAADREDLERLFRTLNERIAFLMTGGPVPEVDPKFPPMDSGILGPVVTPDNLTITVSVGESLFDERFGLEAVKPKRLSRMVGFPNDALEADSCHGDLSIQFCANSADSNIHALRDIVKNLPDLLLVRWKQEGTVPPQAPKKPDQPPESARNFLGFRDGSANPDSNDQKAMNELVWVQPGSNEPTWAANGSYQAVRIIRNFVERWDRTPLQEQEAIFGRVKTTGAPMDGKVETDVPNYVADPHGKKTKLDSHIRLANPRTAQTQRNLILRRPFNYSNGVNKNGQLDMGLLFICYQSDLEKGFITVQTRLNGEPLEEYLKPVGGGYFFTLPGVIDTQDFIGRSLLQASTTAPETA; this is encoded by the coding sequence ATGAACGACTCAGACAACAGCAACGCCCCGCAATCCGTCCAACGTCGCCGCGTCCTGCTGGGCCTCGGCGCGGCGGGTGCGGCGCTGGCGGGCAGCAGCCTGAGCGGTAACGTTCTGGCTGCCGCCCCGGCGCAGGTAACCGAAGCGCCGAAAAGCGAAAAGACCGAAGACCGCAACCTGTTTTTCGGCGTGCATCAGACCGGCATCGTCAACCCGCGCCCGGCCTCGGGCATGCTGGTGGCTTTCGACGTGCTGGCCGCCGACCGGGAAGACCTGGAGCGCCTGTTCCGCACGCTGAACGAGCGCATCGCCTTCTTGATGACCGGCGGCCCGGTGCCTGAGGTCGATCCGAAGTTTCCGCCGATGGACTCCGGCATCCTCGGCCCGGTCGTCACACCGGATAACCTGACCATTACGGTTTCGGTGGGCGAGTCGCTGTTCGACGAGCGTTTCGGCCTGGAAGCGGTCAAACCCAAGCGCCTGAGCCGCATGGTTGGTTTCCCCAATGACGCACTGGAAGCCGACAGTTGCCATGGCGACCTGAGCATCCAGTTCTGCGCCAACAGCGCCGACAGCAACATTCACGCGTTGCGCGACATCGTGAAAAACCTGCCGGACCTGCTGCTGGTGCGCTGGAAACAGGAAGGCACGGTGCCGCCGCAAGCGCCGAAAAAGCCGGACCAGCCGCCGGAAAGCGCGCGTAACTTCCTCGGCTTCCGTGACGGTTCCGCCAACCCGGATTCCAACGATCAGAAGGCCATGAACGAGCTGGTCTGGGTTCAGCCCGGCAGCAACGAACCGACCTGGGCCGCCAATGGCAGCTATCAGGCGGTGCGCATCATTCGCAATTTTGTCGAACGCTGGGACCGCACGCCGCTGCAGGAACAGGAAGCGATTTTCGGCCGGGTCAAAACCACGGGCGCGCCCATGGACGGCAAGGTCGAAACCGACGTGCCGAATTACGTTGCCGACCCGCACGGCAAGAAGACCAAGCTCGATTCGCATATTCGCCTGGCGAATCCGCGTACCGCCCAAACCCAGCGCAATCTGATCCTGCGCCGCCCGTTCAACTACTCCAACGGCGTCAACAAGAACGGCCAGCTCGACATGGGCCTGCTGTTCATCTGTTACCAGTCCGACCTGGAAAAAGGCTTCATCACCGTGCAGACCCGACTCAACGGCGAACCGCTGGAGGAATACCTCAAGCCGGTCGGCGGCGGTTATTTCTTCACCTTGCCCGGCGTTATCGACACTCAGGATTTCATTGGTCGCTCGCTGCTTCAGGCGTCGACCACTGCGCCTGAAACGGCGTGA
- the efeO gene encoding iron uptake system protein EfeO: MKKLPFALLLTVGLLQTPLSAFAATAPLDLVGPVSDYKIYVTEQIGELVSHTQKFTDAVKKGDLATAKKLYAPTRVFYEEIEPMAELFSDLDASIDSRVDDHEKGVNAEDFTGFHRLEYALFSQNTTKDQGPIADKLMADVHDLETRVSGLTFPPEKVVGGAAALLEEVAATKISGEEDRYSHTDLYDFQGNIDGAKKIVDLFRPQIEKSDKVFAAKVDKNFATVDKILAKYKTKDGGFETYDKVKENDRKALVGPVNTLAEDLSTLRGKLGLN, translated from the coding sequence ATGAAAAAGTTGCCTTTTGCTTTGCTGCTCACCGTTGGTTTGCTCCAGACCCCATTGTCGGCTTTCGCCGCGACTGCTCCGCTTGACCTGGTAGGGCCGGTGTCGGACTACAAAATCTACGTCACCGAGCAGATCGGCGAGCTGGTCAGCCACACCCAGAAATTCACCGACGCAGTGAAGAAAGGCGACCTGGCAACGGCCAAGAAGCTGTACGCGCCAACACGCGTGTTCTACGAAGAAATCGAGCCGATGGCTGAGCTGTTCAGCGACCTGGACGCGTCTATCGACTCACGCGTCGATGACCACGAGAAAGGCGTGAATGCTGAAGATTTCACCGGTTTCCATCGCCTGGAATACGCGCTGTTCTCGCAGAACACCACCAAGGATCAGGGCCCGATTGCTGACAAGCTGATGGCTGATGTACACGACCTGGAAACCCGCGTTTCCGGCCTGACTTTCCCGCCAGAGAAAGTTGTCGGGGGTGCCGCTGCGCTGCTTGAAGAAGTTGCCGCAACGAAGATTTCCGGTGAAGAAGACCGCTACAGCCACACCGATCTGTATGACTTCCAGGGCAACATCGACGGCGCGAAGAAAATCGTCGACCTGTTCCGCCCACAGATCGAGAAGTCCGACAAAGTCTTCGCTGCCAAGGTCGACAAGAACTTCGCCACCGTGGACAAGATCCTGGCCAAGTACAAAACCAAGGATGGCGGTTTCGAGACTTACGACAAAGTGAAGGAAAACGATCGCAAGGCGCTGGTTGGCCCGGTCAATACCCTGGCTGAAGACTTGTCCACATTGCGTGGCAAGTTAGGTTTGAACTGA
- a CDS encoding IS110 family transposase, protein MSACSTVAVDLAKNVFQVAGEDALGQVIYEERIKSRETFVAFLQKLPAGVTVLMETGPGAQAWARLLQAQGNQARILPAQHVAKHRSGAKNDRNDVLAILRSGRDVNIAPVPVKSTAQLAMQALHRARQGYVRRRTAMGNQIRGLLLEQGIAMAQGAVTLSRNVPRILEDAIQPLPDMLRELIDEMLGEWSHLGERIDVLTGRLEAAAREDETAKRLMTVRGIGPIIATALLAKQTEPERFANARMFAAYFGTVPEQHSSGQKIRLGGICRRGDGYIRSLSIQGAHAVLRQVKPDSEHPDDRRLRRWLSQHGQKGAAVRLANRNLRIVWVLLQNNQTYRRQPAGCQEATMNH, encoded by the coding sequence GTGTCGGCTTGTTCGACAGTGGCGGTAGATCTTGCCAAGAATGTGTTCCAGGTGGCCGGGGAAGATGCCCTTGGTCAGGTCATTTACGAAGAGCGGATCAAGTCACGCGAAACCTTTGTGGCCTTTTTACAAAAACTGCCGGCAGGCGTGACGGTGCTGATGGAGACCGGCCCTGGCGCGCAGGCTTGGGCGCGGCTGTTGCAAGCACAAGGCAATCAGGCGCGAATTTTACCGGCGCAACATGTCGCCAAACATCGTAGCGGTGCCAAAAATGATCGCAACGATGTGCTGGCGATATTGCGTTCAGGACGAGATGTAAACATTGCGCCAGTGCCAGTCAAAAGCACCGCACAACTGGCCATGCAGGCTCTGCATCGTGCTCGACAAGGGTATGTAAGGCGGCGCACTGCAATGGGTAATCAGATACGCGGGCTGTTGCTGGAACAGGGCATTGCCATGGCGCAAGGGGCGGTGACCCTCAGCCGAAATGTCCCACGTATATTGGAAGATGCCATCCAGCCATTGCCGGATATGTTGCGCGAGCTGATTGATGAAATGCTGGGCGAATGGAGCCATCTGGGTGAGCGCATCGATGTACTGACGGGCCGTCTGGAAGCAGCAGCGCGCGAAGATGAGACAGCAAAGCGTCTGATGACAGTGCGCGGCATCGGCCCAATCATCGCCACCGCCTTGCTGGCCAAACAGACTGAGCCTGAGCGTTTCGCCAATGCCCGAATGTTTGCTGCCTACTTCGGCACGGTGCCCGAGCAGCACAGCAGCGGGCAAAAAATCCGATTGGGAGGAATTTGCAGACGCGGAGATGGCTATATTCGCAGCCTGTCGATTCAAGGAGCGCACGCCGTGTTAAGGCAGGTGAAGCCTGATTCGGAGCATCCCGATGATCGCCGGCTAAGACGCTGGCTAAGTCAGCATGGTCAAAAAGGAGCAGCCGTAAGGTTGGCCAATAGAAACCTGCGCATCGTCTGGGTGCTGCTGCAAAACAATCAGACCTATCGTCGTCAGCCTGCAGGTTGCCAGGAGGCGACGATGAATCATTAA
- a CDS encoding heavy metal response regulator transcription factor, with translation MHILLIEDDTKTGEYLKKGLGESGYKVDWTQHGTDGLHLALENRYDLIVLDVMLPGIDGWQIIEVLRAKQDVPVLFLTARDQLQDRIRGLELGADDYLVKPFSFTELLLRIRTILRRGVVREADHFHLADLELDLLRRRVTRQQQVIVLTNKEFALLHLLLRREGDVLSRAQIASEVWDMNFDSDTNVVDVAIKRLRSKVDLPFPVKLIHTVRGIGYVCEVRPCSPDANHP, from the coding sequence ATGCACATCCTGCTCATCGAAGACGACACCAAGACCGGCGAGTACCTGAAAAAGGGCCTCGGCGAATCCGGTTATAAAGTCGACTGGACCCAGCACGGCACCGACGGCCTGCACCTGGCCCTGGAAAATCGCTACGACCTGATCGTGCTCGACGTGATGCTGCCGGGCATCGACGGCTGGCAGATTATCGAAGTGTTGCGCGCAAAACAGGACGTACCGGTACTGTTCCTCACTGCCCGTGACCAACTGCAGGACCGGATTCGCGGCCTGGAGCTGGGTGCCGACGACTATCTGGTCAAGCCGTTTTCCTTCACCGAACTGCTGCTGCGCATCCGCACCATCCTGCGCCGGGGCGTGGTGCGTGAGGCCGACCATTTTCATCTGGCCGATCTGGAACTGGATCTGCTGCGCCGCCGCGTCACCCGCCAGCAACAGGTGATTGTCCTGACCAATAAAGAGTTCGCCTTGCTGCACCTGCTGCTGCGTCGCGAAGGCGATGTGCTGTCCAGGGCGCAGATCGCCTCGGAAGTCTGGGACATGAATTTCGACAGTGACACCAATGTCGTCGACGTGGCGATTAAACGCCTGCGCAGCAAGGTCGACCTGCCCTTCCCGGTCAAACTCATCCACACCGTGCGCGGCATCGGTTACGTCTGCGAGGTGCGACCGTGCAGTCCCGACGCCAACCATCCCTGA